From Crassaminicella indica, one genomic window encodes:
- a CDS encoding amino acid ABC transporter substrate-binding protein, with the protein MKKKIMFLFITVMMFSILLSGCGKEVAKVDNQSEQQTKISEEKDKSLEAIKKKGVLVLGLDDSFPPMGFRDEKGEIVGFDIDLAKEVAKRMGVELKVQPIDWDGKVLSLNNKDIDVIWNGLTVTEERKKQIGFSKVYLENKQVIVVKSDSDIETKKDLAKKIVAVQLGSSGEDALNADTDTINAIKELVKFSNYTEALLDLKAGRVDAVVIDEIVARYYMSKRQGEYKVAKEDFGKEGYAIGFRKGDTAFIDEVDKILDEMKKDGTAAKISQKWFGKDIVAK; encoded by the coding sequence ATGAAAAAGAAAATAATGTTCTTATTTATAACAGTGATGATGTTTAGTATATTGTTATCAGGATGTGGTAAGGAAGTAGCAAAAGTAGATAATCAATCTGAGCAACAAACAAAGATAAGTGAAGAAAAAGATAAGTCTTTAGAAGCAATAAAGAAAAAAGGAGTATTAGTATTAGGACTTGATGATAGTTTTCCACCAATGGGCTTTAGAGATGAAAAAGGAGAAATTGTAGGATTTGATATTGATTTAGCAAAAGAAGTTGCAAAAAGAATGGGAGTAGAACTAAAGGTACAGCCAATTGATTGGGATGGAAAAGTTCTTAGCTTAAATAATAAAGATATTGATGTGATTTGGAATGGGTTGACTGTTACAGAAGAAAGAAAAAAACAAATTGGCTTTTCTAAAGTTTATCTTGAAAACAAACAGGTGATTGTTGTAAAGAGTGATTCAGATATAGAAACGAAGAAAGATTTAGCTAAAAAAATCGTAGCTGTTCAATTAGGAAGTAGTGGTGAAGATGCACTAAATGCTGATACAGATACAATAAATGCTATAAAAGAGCTTGTAAAGTTTTCTAATTATACAGAAGCTTTGTTAGATTTAAAAGCAGGACGTGTAGATGCTGTTGTGATTGATGAAATTGTTGCTAGATACTATATGTCAAAAAGACAGGGTGAATATAAAGTTGCAAAAGAGGATTTTGGAAAAGAAGGGTATGCTATAGGATTTAGAAAAGGCGATACGGCTTTTATTGATGAAGTAGATAAAATATTAGATGAAATGAAAAAAGACGGTACAGCTGCAAAGATTTCTCAAAAGTGGTTTGGAAAAGATATTGTAGCAAAATAA
- a CDS encoding amino acid ABC transporter permease translates to MSYVANVTGFILRGSIITLQLYAVTIIFSIPLGMLCALGKISKFKWVNKLIGIYTWVFRGTPLLLQLFFTYYGLSVFGIKLGRFQAAAITFILNYAAYFTEIFRAGIESIDKGQYEAAKALGMNYRQTMSRIILPQAIKRVLPPTSNEAITLIKDTALVAAIGMGDILRAAKEVLTRDFKVTSFIIAGIIYLLLTSIVVMIFKKLEQKYAIYE, encoded by the coding sequence GTGTCGTATGTTGCAAATGTAACAGGATTTATATTAAGGGGAAGTATCATTACGCTGCAATTGTATGCAGTAACAATTATATTCTCTATTCCATTAGGGATGCTCTGTGCACTTGGAAAAATCTCCAAATTCAAATGGGTAAATAAATTAATTGGAATATATACTTGGGTATTTCGGGGAACTCCACTGCTCCTTCAGCTTTTCTTTACTTATTATGGACTATCAGTATTTGGAATTAAATTGGGAAGGTTTCAAGCAGCAGCAATTACATTTATTTTAAATTATGCTGCATATTTTACAGAAATATTTAGAGCTGGAATTGAATCTATAGATAAAGGACAGTATGAAGCAGCAAAGGCATTAGGAATGAATTATCGTCAGACTATGTCAAGAATTATACTTCCTCAAGCTATAAAAAGGGTACTTCCTCCAACTAGTAATGAAGCTATTACACTTATTAAAGATACAGCTCTTGTTGCAGCTATTGGTATGGGAGATATTCTTAGAGCTGCTAAAGAAGTATTGACAAGAGACTTTAAGGTTACATCCTTTATTATAGCAGGAATTATTTATTTACTATTGACATCTATTGTAGTAATGATATTTAAAAAATTAGAACAAAAATATGCTATATATGAGTAG
- the hsp18 gene encoding heat shock protein Hsp18, with amino-acid sequence MFGMVPFKRNNHPLAKRGDYFSQLFNNFFDDDFFAPMTTLGNSFKVDLKETENEYIVEADLPGINKEAIDIDYESNYLTITAKREETINDEKDNYVRRERSYGEFKRKFYIDNVNEEKIDASFKDGVLKITLPKLEKTNIRKRKIDIH; translated from the coding sequence ATGTTTGGTATGGTTCCTTTTAAAAGAAATAACCATCCTCTAGCAAAAAGAGGAGATTACTTTAGTCAGCTTTTTAACAACTTTTTTGATGATGATTTTTTTGCTCCAATGACTACTTTGGGCAACAGCTTTAAAGTTGATCTAAAAGAAACAGAAAATGAATATATAGTTGAAGCAGATTTGCCTGGAATCAACAAAGAAGCTATTGATATTGATTATGAAAGCAATTATTTAACCATCACTGCTAAAAGAGAAGAAACCATAAATGACGAAAAAGATAATTATGTAAGGCGTGAAAGAAGTTATGGCGAATTTAAAAGAAAATTCTATATCGATAATGTAAATGAAGAAAAAATAGATGCTTCTTTTAAGGATGGTGTTTTGAAAATCACTTTGCCAAAATTGGAAAAAACAAATATAAGAAAGAGAAAAATAGATATTCATTAA
- the asnA gene encoding aspartate--ammonia ligase has translation MERLMIPKGYDPKLDIRQTEIAIKQVKDYFETKLAEQMNLTRVSAPLFVIPETGMNDNLNGVERPVAFDVKGIGGKVVEVVHSLAKWKRMALYRYGFKMGEGLYTDMNAIRRDEDLDNLHSIYVDQWDWEKVIAKEDRNEESLKSIVRDLYKVFKSTESYVCSLYEQYVPFLPEEISFITTQELEDMYPELTPKERENAIAKEKGAVFIMKIGGALKSGEPHDGRAPDYDDWELNGDIIFWNPVLEIGFELSSMGIRVDKEALEKQLKIAGCEERKELEFHQLLLEEKLPFTVGGGIGQSRICMFFLQKAHIGEVQAAIWPKDMIEACEKANIYLL, from the coding sequence ATGGAAAGATTAATGATCCCTAAAGGATATGATCCAAAACTAGATATTAGACAAACAGAAATCGCAATCAAACAGGTAAAAGATTACTTTGAAACAAAATTGGCAGAGCAAATGAACTTAACAAGAGTATCAGCACCATTATTTGTGATTCCTGAAACAGGAATGAATGATAACTTAAATGGAGTGGAAAGACCTGTAGCTTTTGATGTAAAAGGAATTGGTGGAAAAGTAGTGGAAGTTGTACACTCTTTAGCGAAATGGAAGCGTATGGCATTATATAGATATGGCTTTAAAATGGGAGAAGGTTTGTATACAGATATGAATGCTATTCGTAGAGATGAGGATTTAGATAATTTACATTCTATTTATGTAGATCAATGGGATTGGGAGAAAGTTATTGCAAAGGAAGATAGAAATGAAGAAAGTTTAAAAAGTATTGTAAGAGATCTATATAAAGTATTTAAGAGTACAGAAAGCTATGTGTGCAGTCTTTATGAACAATATGTACCTTTTTTACCAGAGGAAATTAGTTTTATTACTACACAGGAATTAGAAGATATGTATCCTGAATTAACACCAAAAGAAAGAGAAAATGCTATTGCAAAAGAAAAAGGTGCAGTATTTATTATGAAAATTGGGGGTGCATTAAAATCAGGAGAACCACATGATGGTAGAGCACCAGATTATGATGATTGGGAATTAAATGGAGATATTATCTTTTGGAACCCAGTGCTTGAAATTGGTTTTGAATTATCTTCTATGGGTATTCGTGTAGATAAAGAAGCTTTAGAAAAGCAATTAAAGATTGCAGGGTGTGAAGAGCGTAAAGAATTGGAGTTCCATCAATTATTATTAGAAGAAAAACTACCTTTCACTGTAGGTGGAGGAATTGGGCAATCAAGAATTTGTATGTTCTTTTTACAAAAGGCTCATATTGGTGAGGTACAAGCAGCTATATGGCCAAAAGATATGATAGAAGCTTGTGAAAAAGCAAATATTTATCTTTTATAA
- a CDS encoding metallophosphoesterase family protein, with product MKIAIITDIHANIFALEEVLQDIENKGIENIYCLGDLVGYGPFPNEVINLIKERNIPTVQGNYDHSVGEELFACGCDYKDSKSMALGTKSLYWSQENTKEENKKWLRELPKKIEIEVEGQKILLVHGSPRKNNEYLYEDAKELEEIAESINADIMVCGHTHKPFYKLVKGIYMINAGSVGKPKHGNPKATYVIIDVQREGVKIQIIEVAYDYEKMAKAIEDSEIPSEFAEKIRKGIA from the coding sequence ATGAAGATTGCGATTATTACAGATATTCATGCTAATATATTTGCACTAGAAGAAGTACTTCAAGATATAGAAAATAAAGGCATAGAGAATATCTATTGTTTGGGAGATTTAGTGGGATATGGACCATTTCCTAATGAAGTAATCAATTTAATAAAAGAAAGGAATATTCCTACTGTACAGGGAAATTATGATCATAGTGTAGGGGAAGAATTATTTGCTTGTGGTTGTGATTATAAAGATAGTAAATCAATGGCATTGGGAACAAAATCTTTATATTGGTCACAAGAAAATACAAAGGAAGAAAACAAAAAGTGGCTTAGGGAATTGCCTAAAAAAATAGAGATTGAAGTTGAAGGTCAAAAGATATTACTGGTGCATGGTAGTCCTAGAAAAAATAATGAATATCTTTATGAGGATGCAAAAGAATTAGAAGAAATTGCTGAGAGCATTAATGCAGATATTATGGTATGTGGTCATACACATAAACCTTTTTACAAGCTAGTAAAAGGGATTTATATGATTAATGCAGGTAGTGTAGGGAAACCAAAGCATGGAAATCCGAAGGCTACCTATGTCATAATAGATGTGCAGCGTGAGGGTGTAAAAATACAAATCATTGAAGTGGCGTATGATTATGAAAAAATGGCTAAAGCCATAGAAGATAGCGAAATTCCAAGTGAGTTTGCTGAGAAAATACGAAAAGGGATAGCATGA
- a CDS encoding putative manganese-dependent inorganic diphosphatase: MLTFIFGHKNPDTDSVASTIAFSYLKNQLGDATIPCVLGNINKESEYVLNYFNISKPTLIKNVKTQVKDLNYDTVKSISPKSSIINAYKLMGSSNQRMLPIIDKNNKLLGIITMKDIAMGLIQGDFYHLHTSLSNIVDALDGKILTGEDKIIKGNISIIAFYYKTIKGSLNENKIIIVGDRYDIIEHAIESKVKLIIVTGNNEVPEHYLNSAREKGVAIISVPLDTYTTSKLINQCNYVSSIMKKSGIIKFHENEYLEDIKEEIINTNHINYPIVDDQNTFLGFINRKHILKPGRKKVILVDHNEYSQSAEGLNEAEILEIIDHHKLGDICTTSPINFRNMPVGSTCTIIHQIFKEQNIEIPYPIAGVLLSGILSDTLFFKSPTTTSLDKKSIEELNRILNLDIENFAMEMFKAGTSLEGQSIEEIFYKDFKEFVLEDKKAGIGQVFTLDIEEVLNRKEEFINYMNKVHNNKDYFLTLLLITDILKEGSYLLFICNNNTFITSTFGVPSEQGIFAPNILSRKKQVVPKISEALNALK, encoded by the coding sequence ATGTTAACTTTTATATTTGGACATAAGAATCCTGACACAGACTCAGTAGCTTCTACAATTGCTTTTTCATATTTAAAAAATCAATTAGGTGATGCTACTATTCCCTGTGTTCTAGGAAATATAAACAAAGAATCAGAATATGTATTAAACTACTTCAATATATCTAAGCCAACCCTTATAAAAAATGTGAAAACACAAGTAAAAGATTTAAATTATGATACTGTCAAAAGTATTTCTCCTAAATCTTCTATCATTAATGCTTATAAGTTAATGGGAAGCAGCAATCAAAGAATGCTTCCTATCATCGATAAAAATAATAAGCTTTTAGGTATTATCACTATGAAAGATATTGCTATGGGATTAATTCAAGGAGATTTTTATCATCTTCATACATCTCTTTCAAATATCGTAGATGCTTTAGATGGAAAAATTCTAACAGGAGAAGATAAGATTATAAAAGGAAATATCTCTATCATCGCATTTTATTATAAAACCATAAAGGGTAGCTTAAATGAAAATAAGATTATCATTGTTGGAGATCGATATGATATTATTGAACACGCTATTGAGTCAAAGGTAAAATTGATTATTGTAACAGGAAACAACGAAGTACCTGAGCATTATTTAAACTCAGCTCGTGAAAAAGGGGTTGCTATTATCTCTGTTCCTCTAGACACATATACAACATCAAAGCTTATTAATCAATGTAATTATGTATCCTCTATCATGAAAAAATCTGGCATTATAAAATTTCATGAAAATGAATATTTAGAGGATATAAAAGAAGAAATAATCAATACAAATCATATAAACTATCCTATTGTAGATGATCAAAATACATTCTTAGGCTTTATCAATAGAAAACATATTTTAAAACCAGGCCGTAAAAAAGTAATCCTAGTAGATCATAACGAATACAGCCAAAGTGCAGAAGGTCTAAACGAAGCAGAAATACTAGAAATCATTGATCACCATAAATTAGGAGATATTTGTACTACAAGTCCTATAAACTTTAGAAATATGCCTGTAGGAAGTACTTGCACCATCATACATCAAATATTTAAAGAACAAAATATAGAAATTCCTTACCCTATAGCAGGAGTACTTTTATCAGGTATTTTATCAGATACATTATTTTTTAAATCTCCTACTACTACAAGCTTAGATAAAAAATCAATAGAGGAATTAAATCGTATATTAAATTTAGATATAGAAAACTTTGCAATGGAAATGTTCAAAGCAGGAACTTCCCTTGAAGGACAAAGCATAGAAGAAATATTTTATAAAGATTTCAAAGAATTCGTTTTAGAAGATAAAAAAGCAGGGATTGGACAAGTCTTTACCTTAGATATTGAAGAGGTACTAAATAGGAAAGAAGAATTCATAAATTATATGAATAAAGTTCATAATAATAAAGATTATTTTTTAACTTTACTGCTAATTACAGACATATTGAAGGAAGGATCTTATCTTTTATTCATATGTAATAATAATACCTTTATTACTTCTACATTTGGAGTACCATCTGAACAAGGCATATTTGCTCCAAATATCCTTTCTCGAAAAAAACAAGTAGTTCCAAAAATTTCGGAAGCCTTAAATGCACTAAAATAA
- a CDS encoding amino acid ABC transporter ATP-binding protein, with translation MDIIRIENIYKNFGDLEVLKDVSLKVKKGEVISIIGPSGSGKSTLLRCINYLEKIDLGRIEIEGKPIVDCEKGNRKYILEGDIRKICKKVGMVFQSFNLFPHKTVLENIIEAPIIVDKMKREKAIKIAEGLLKKIGLLDKRDVYPGKLSGGQKQRVAIARALAMNPKIMLFDEPTSALDPELVGEVLKVMKELVKERMTMLIVTHEMAFAKEVSDRVIFMDGGKVIEEAQPEKLFTNPDHPRIKTFLDKML, from the coding sequence ATGGATATAATACGGATAGAAAATATTTATAAAAATTTTGGTGATTTAGAAGTTTTAAAGGATGTATCTTTAAAGGTAAAAAAAGGAGAGGTTATCTCTATTATTGGGCCTTCTGGTTCAGGAAAGAGTACACTCCTTAGATGTATAAATTATTTAGAAAAGATTGATTTAGGAAGGATTGAGATAGAGGGAAAACCTATTGTAGATTGTGAAAAAGGAAATAGAAAGTATATCTTAGAGGGGGATATAAGAAAAATATGCAAAAAGGTGGGGATGGTTTTTCAAAGCTTTAATTTATTTCCACATAAAACTGTACTAGAAAATATTATTGAAGCACCAATTATTGTTGATAAAATGAAAAGAGAAAAAGCAATAAAAATAGCAGAAGGACTTCTTAAAAAGATAGGATTATTAGATAAAAGAGATGTTTATCCAGGAAAACTTTCGGGTGGACAAAAACAAAGGGTAGCTATTGCTAGAGCTCTTGCTATGAATCCTAAAATTATGCTTTTTGATGAACCTACATCGGCTCTTGATCCAGAATTGGTTGGGGAAGTTCTCAAGGTTATGAAAGAATTGGTAAAAGAAAGAATGACAATGCTTATTGTTACACATGAGATGGCTTTTGCAAAGGAAGTATCTGATCGAGTAATTTTTATGGATGGTGGAAAAGTTATAGAAGAGGCTCAACCAGAAAAATTATTTACAAATCCTGACCACCCTAGAATAAAAACATTCTTAGATAAAATGCTTTAA
- a CDS encoding radical SAM/SPASM domain-containing protein — MGFVEREIELGKVYKFPKNLKKVYYQGKIIIISVDTANWLVFDDENEWMIFDMLNNQKSINEVYEATSLKSNQMVETFIKVVTQIEAKCFENKNISRDDSVNMFVYLTNSCNLRCPHCYVYAGEKDEKELNLDEWKKIIGDFKKRGGDNITFSGGEVTMREDLIDILKFTKELNIKTTVLTNGTIWSEELIIKASKYIDEIQISIDGYDEKSNAKIRGKGNFQKAIDTVDRFYELGVKLSIAVTPLYEDIDNFIIRFEDFAKSMIKKYNDNIYMKLNLELIKGRDVDLTEEENEIYKNKLKELTEKIYPNYYINNFILNHSDNYIIDNCGYGEITIAANGDVYCCNRIYEIDPVGNILEIGIEKAFEKLKEIKKKTSVDNLLPCKNCELKYICGGGCRIKYCSPFKKEQFCNKQGYRRDCTEEYKNSFYKNMIESNEFMYSY, encoded by the coding sequence ATGGGCTTTGTGGAACGAGAAATAGAACTGGGTAAAGTATATAAATTTCCTAAAAATCTAAAAAAGGTTTATTATCAGGGAAAAATTATTATTATATCTGTAGATACGGCAAATTGGTTAGTTTTTGATGATGAGAATGAATGGATGATTTTTGATATGTTAAATAATCAGAAATCGATAAATGAAGTTTATGAAGCAACTAGTTTAAAAAGTAATCAGATGGTCGAAACTTTTATAAAGGTGGTTACACAAATTGAAGCTAAGTGTTTTGAAAATAAAAATATTTCTAGAGATGATTCCGTAAATATGTTTGTTTATTTGACAAATAGTTGTAATTTAAGATGTCCACATTGTTATGTATATGCTGGAGAAAAAGATGAAAAAGAATTAAATTTAGATGAATGGAAAAAGATTATAGGGGATTTCAAAAAACGAGGAGGTGATAATATTACTTTTAGTGGTGGAGAAGTAACTATGAGAGAGGATCTTATTGATATTTTAAAATTTACAAAAGAATTAAATATAAAAACTACTGTATTGACTAACGGTACTATATGGAGCGAAGAACTTATAATAAAAGCGAGTAAATATATAGATGAGATACAGATAAGTATTGATGGATATGATGAAAAGAGTAATGCAAAAATACGAGGAAAAGGTAATTTTCAAAAAGCAATAGACACGGTAGATAGATTTTATGAATTAGGAGTTAAATTATCTATTGCAGTTACCCCATTATATGAGGATATTGATAATTTTATTATCAGATTTGAAGATTTTGCTAAAAGTATGATAAAAAAGTATAATGATAATATCTATATGAAATTAAATCTAGAATTAATTAAAGGCAGAGATGTAGATTTAACAGAAGAAGAAAATGAAATTTATAAAAATAAGTTAAAGGAATTAACAGAAAAAATATATCCAAATTATTATATAAACAATTTTATATTGAATCATTCTGATAATTATATTATTGATAATTGTGGATATGGAGAAATAACAATCGCTGCTAATGGAGATGTGTATTGTTGTAATAGAATTTATGAGATAGATCCTGTAGGAAACATATTAGAAATAGGGATAGAAAAAGCATTTGAAAAATTGAAAGAAATAAAGAAAAAAACAAGTGTGGATAATTTGTTACCATGCAAAAATTGTGAATTAAAATATATTTGTGGTGGAGGGTGTAGAATAAAGTATTGTTCTCCATTTAAAAAAGAACAATTTTGTAACAAGCAAGGATATAGAAGAGATTGCACGGAAGAATATAAAAATAGTTTTTATAAAAATATGATAGAAAGTAATGAATTTATGTATTCTTATTAG
- a CDS encoding DEAD/DEAH box helicase, whose product MADIIFVLNRYESERFEKPTIEVFSCIYNKINKNKTFASGQLKNYNFDENQRPQNISEKDFIQIRNLLKDKRNSQIKDHIYALDEEVLIRLLSILCNQKVLYYKSERKGKLYIIDKFSDYLNSYEIRIVYKVLKNNTYKFSVTLEREDRRIMLSTNTVFFTFKKYFFVIFKNRIFFIKQWIDHRFMNNLAKKNWKVSPTFLKNYSNTIKIESKEKIYFRRSVEDYSVVDNIIPKVSFYVKLEEKKLKGLLKFKYDETEIDSYENNEIIIDDINKRKILRDRREENKAIQLLRKNNWKHSRKNLYYCNDHEQFSTTLELFIINGWSIYTQDNRKLKVLRQPNINISSGIDWFDLRINYSYNEEKIALSRLLKHIKKGENWIKLKNGEAILIPESIIKNSKFITKNKKDSDLLRIHKKYIGQVKNLFEEMNVKKQVMEDLESLVFYKDMKVKFDKGFCAQLRDYQLKGIKWLCSLSVNGFGGCLADDMGLGKTLQIIGLLSEQTIKKQKGITVIVVPKTLLFNWKSEILKFNSELKFIIYHGIHRDILREQMKNETDVEIIITTYGTIRNDIDVFKELDLKYLILDEAQAIKNFNAKTYKELNKLNPRNKIILTGTPIENNLKELWGFMDFLNHGLLGSYNKFSKDYINIQQDANKLNKLRNIIGYFILRRMKKDVLKELPPKIEQNIYCEMTDKQKSLYDALKKRISDDLNNLDSYVIKSNAKVLEGLTYLRQVSCHPKLLRKEYNILNCYQSGKFDILKELLKKIKLSGNKVLVFSQFTSMLHIIKKYLISKGWEYSYLDGKTNDREKVIKNFEKSENNNIFLISIKAGGTGINLSSANYVIIYDPWWNPAVENQAIDRAYRIGQKKKVNVYRLITKDSIEEKIMDLKDRKEQLSKKLLDNQDYVFNLTVDELKQLIID is encoded by the coding sequence ATGGCTGATATAATCTTTGTTTTGAATAGATATGAGAGTGAGCGATTTGAAAAACCGACAATCGAAGTTTTTAGTTGTATATATAATAAAATTAATAAAAATAAAACTTTTGCTTCAGGACAATTAAAAAATTATAATTTTGATGAAAATCAAAGGCCTCAAAATATATCCGAAAAAGATTTTATACAGATTAGAAATTTATTAAAAGATAAAAGAAATTCACAAATAAAGGATCATATATATGCATTAGATGAAGAGGTGCTTATTAGATTATTAAGTATATTGTGTAATCAAAAAGTGTTATATTATAAATCAGAGCGAAAGGGTAAGTTATATATAATAGATAAATTTTCAGATTATCTGAATTCTTATGAAATAAGGATTGTATATAAAGTTTTAAAAAATAATACATATAAGTTTAGTGTAACATTAGAAAGAGAAGATAGGAGAATTATGCTTAGCACTAATACAGTGTTTTTTACTTTTAAAAAATATTTTTTTGTGATATTTAAAAATCGTATATTTTTTATTAAGCAATGGATTGATCATAGATTTATGAATAATTTAGCAAAAAAAAATTGGAAAGTGTCACCTACCTTTTTAAAAAATTATAGCAATACGATTAAGATTGAAAGTAAAGAAAAAATTTATTTTAGGAGAAGCGTAGAGGATTATAGCGTTGTTGATAATATTATTCCAAAGGTATCTTTTTATGTTAAGCTAGAGGAAAAAAAATTAAAAGGTTTATTAAAGTTTAAATATGATGAAACAGAAATTGATAGTTATGAAAATAATGAGATTATTATAGATGATATAAACAAAAGAAAAATTCTTCGAGATAGAAGAGAAGAAAATAAGGCGATTCAATTATTAAGAAAAAACAATTGGAAACATTCAAGAAAAAATTTATATTATTGTAATGATCATGAACAGTTTTCAACAACATTAGAATTATTTATAATAAACGGTTGGAGTATATATACACAAGATAATAGAAAATTAAAAGTACTTAGACAACCTAATATTAATATTTCTTCTGGTATAGATTGGTTTGATTTAAGGATTAATTATTCATACAATGAAGAAAAAATAGCACTTTCACGATTGCTTAAACATATTAAAAAAGGTGAAAATTGGATTAAACTAAAAAATGGAGAAGCTATTTTAATTCCAGAAAGTATTATAAAGAATAGTAAATTTATTACGAAAAATAAAAAAGATAGTGATTTATTAAGAATACATAAAAAATATATAGGACAGGTAAAAAATTTATTTGAAGAAATGAATGTAAAAAAACAAGTCATGGAAGATTTGGAATCTTTAGTATTTTACAAAGATATGAAGGTTAAATTTGATAAAGGTTTTTGTGCACAATTGAGAGATTACCAATTAAAAGGAATCAAATGGTTGTGTTCTTTAAGTGTTAATGGATTCGGAGGATGTCTAGCTGATGATATGGGGCTAGGAAAAACCTTGCAAATTATAGGTCTTTTATCAGAACAAACCATAAAAAAACAGAAAGGAATAACTGTTATTGTTGTTCCTAAAACATTATTATTTAATTGGAAAAGTGAAATTCTAAAATTTAACTCAGAATTGAAATTTATAATATATCATGGCATACATAGAGATATTTTACGAGAACAGATGAAGAATGAAACAGATGTTGAAATTATTATTACTACTTATGGAACTATAAGAAATGATATAGATGTGTTTAAGGAATTAGATTTAAAATATCTCATTTTAGATGAAGCACAAGCCATTAAAAATTTTAATGCGAAGACATATAAAGAATTGAATAAATTGAATCCAAGAAATAAAATAATTTTGACGGGGACACCGATTGAAAATAATTTAAAAGAATTATGGGGATTCATGGATTTTTTAAACCATGGATTGTTAGGTTCATATAATAAATTTAGTAAAGATTATATAAATATACAGCAAGATGCAAATAAATTAAATAAGTTAAGAAATATAATAGGGTATTTTATATTAAGAAGAATGAAAAAAGATGTATTAAAAGAACTTCCACCTAAAATAGAGCAAAATATATATTGTGAAATGACAGATAAACAAAAAAGTCTTTATGATGCGTTGAAAAAAAGAATTAGTGATGATTTAAATAATTTAGATTCTTATGTAATTAAATCAAATGCTAAGGTGTTAGAAGGTTTGACATATTTAAGACAAGTAAGTTGTCATCCAAAGTTGCTTAGAAAAGAATATAATATTCTTAATTGTTATCAATCAGGAAAATTTGATATATTAAAAGAATTACTAAAAAAAATTAAACTGAGTGGTAATAAAGTATTAGTTTTTAGTCAATTTACTTCTATGTTACATATAATTAAAAAATATCTTATTTCAAAGGGATGGGAGTATAGTTATCTAGATGGAAAAACGAATGATAGGGAGAAAGTTATAAAGAATTTTGAAAAAAGCGAAAATAACAATATATTTCTTATTAGTATTAAAGCAGGTGGTACAGGAATTAATCTTTCTTCTGCTAATTATGTAATTATTTATGATCCTTGGTGGAATCCAGCAGTAGAAAACCAAGCTATAGATAGAGCTTATAGAATTGGTCAAAAGAAAAAGGTTAATGTATATAGACTTATTACAAAAGATTCTATTGAGGAGAAGATTATGGATTTAAAGGATCGAAAAGAACAATTATCAAAAAAATTATTAGATAATCAAGATTATGTATTTAACTTAACTGTTGATGAGTTAAAACAGCTAATAATAGATTAA
- a CDS encoding spore coat protein: protein MMFLNQKERLLLQDQKSHEEACIQKYQEFANRAQDPQLKQLFSTYASKEQEHLNTINQILSGQIPALPQQGQQQQNLFNQGQGSTYNENDAKLCQDALMTEKYVSSTYNTTIFECTNTNVRQILNHIQKEEQEHGEGIFNYMKNTGMYTLQ from the coding sequence ATTATGTTTTTAAATCAAAAGGAAAGATTACTTTTACAAGACCAAAAAAGTCACGAGGAAGCTTGTATCCAAAAGTATCAAGAATTTGCTAACCGTGCACAAGATCCTCAATTGAAGCAATTATTCAGCACATATGCTTCAAAAGAACAAGAACACTTAAATACTATTAATCAAATCCTAAGTGGACAAATCCCAGCTCTTCCTCAGCAAGGACAACAACAGCAAAATCTATTTAATCAAGGACAAGGAAGTACATATAATGAAAACGATGCAAAGCTATGCCAAGATGCATTAATGACAGAAAAATATGTATCTAGTACTTACAATACTACTATTTTTGAATGTACTAATACCAATGTCCGACAAATACTTAATCACATTCAAAAGGAAGAACAAGAACATGGCGAAGGTATATTTAACTACATGAAAAATACTGGTATGTATACTCTACAATAA